agcatattggccatccacgtaactttttccctagtggaatggtaatttttttaggttaagcgagagtccttgtagtccatgacaggttacgttctgagtcagtgtagttctgatcgcaggaataatgatgacgtctgaatcacatgatcctaacgtcatggacattcctgtgatcagatcagcaaagtaaggttttttttgtttttttttttaaactgtttttatagaccttaaattttatattatttttgcaaCATAGACGGCATCTTGAAGTTATTTTTTGACACAATAATTTTTCAAAATATGACAGGGGTATGTATGCATTGCCTTTTGCAGCGGGAacgaacagtcattttctgccgtcggtatgtccatgatcattatcgtgagccctaatggtcatttgatgataacaatcagcaatttattataggccacacagactgagagacaggggattgtaatgttttgatgtgtcatgtaatgtaaatttttttacaggagttggcgtatgtgatagcttattaattgaagactaattttttccttttcttttcacaggacacacagcagcaccctccagcgagctcccccctgtgaagcggaacttcatggatcgccatctggaccgtcacagccctcccacagcgacagcaggcctgcaccaccatcatctggagaaccggctgccggtacatcaggttttcccctgcccgaggcctctggcgcaccttcgttcgggaattcccgacagcgccagcgtgcctcggacaggtcagtcatgcctgaatttttgcacttgggcacggtgttccagaacggtttcaaggcgttgagagatcaaatgtccagtatggaacggcgccttgaaatcctggaagccgagctctcaaatccggcaaagcattttttaagcacaattgcgaaaggcatggtggaaaaccttacgccggaactccagatttcggtgatgcaggactgcaacaattcctatgtgagggctctgcagcagtctcgggtcgcgcagtcagcgacactgcccgtagtgccgtcgctggctagcgtgactccgactactgctgcagagccactccagccacgccACCTAGGTCCATGTGCCGAGGGACGCCACCACAGGAGACGacaccacaggcaccataccacTGTGCcgcccactcctgctcctgccaggccctcatcctcccgcaggAGTGTTTCTGGGGGAGATGACGcagggggagggaaaaaaaaaaaaaagaggcgacACACAGAGGCAACAAGtgaggttctggctgctccagtacgGACAACATCTcgtcgtggctctagccacagcaggagcagccagggccaagcaaGGCAAAAATATCGAAGGCTTGTGttccctcctccctcccctacagatgatCCGGTGTCCCCAGAgtaccctgcggggggtttggacctgccTTCAAGCATACTTGAAtatggcggctcctcctcctcctcctcctccttcttccgcAGTCGTCGTCCCCGTTCCAAAACCCCACCGTACCATTCACCGCTGATAGCGGATGTTGATCTCCCCtaattttattttccatttttttttcctgttagccACCAATAAAACTTTATTTGTTTGAGTAAAATATGTGTTCTTATTTTCAAGTATCCTTCTCGGAAATTCACTCCGTGCGccgtttatttgtgcttcaaacacctcatatatgcaatgtcagacagaatttttttttttttttttttttttttttttacttttaccttttcttcgggtgtctctcattgctgtatgaggtgtttacaaacactaaagctGGTTTCAAAcacaaagggtatgtgtccacgctcaggattgcatccggatttgccAGGATCTAAACtaaatatttgtagccaaaaccaggagtgggtgataaatgcagaagtggagcatatgtttctattataattttcctcaattatttcctggttttggcttacaaatactgatgaaaaaaactaagcaaatacggatgcaatcctgaacgtggacacatacggtaaagttaccttcacacttaacaatgctgcagcaaaacaTACAATGATGCAATTCACTGCaccatcgctatttggtcgctggagagctgtctgtacagctctccagcgaccaacgatgccgaggtcctcgggtaaccatggtaaacatcgggttgctaagcgcagggcgcacttccgatgtttaccctggttaccagtgtaaaatgaaaaaaaatatatatattcacaattagtgttgagcattgcgATActtcaagtatcgggtatcggccgatacttgctgtatcggaatttccgataccgagatccgaaacttttgtggtatcgggtatcggaacaacattaatgtaagagagaattaaaataaaaaatattgctatactcacctctcagacgcagcctggacctcagcgagggaagcggcagcattgtttgtttaaaattcgcgctttacttggttacgtgaagtcccggcttgtgattggttagggcggccatgttgccgggacgcggaccaatcacagcaagccgtgacgaaattacgtcacggcttgctgtgattggtccgcgtcccggcaacatggccgccattaaccaatcacagcaagccgtgacgtaatttcgtcacggcttgctgtgattggtccgcgtcccggcaacatggccgccctgaccaatcacaagccgggacttcacgtaaccaagtaagagCGCGAAttgtaaacaaacaacgctgccggttccctcgctgaggtccaggctgcgtcggagaggtgagtatagcaatattttttattttaattctttattttacacatttatatggatcccagggtctgaaggagagtttactctccttcagaccctgggaaccatcagggataccgtccgatacttgagtcccattgacttgtattggtatcgggtatcggattggatccgatactttgccggtatcggccgatactttacgagtatctttcaagtatcggacggtatcgctcaacactattcacaatcgcatcgcccggcgtcagcttccctgcactgactgagtgacgtccctcacagcaaaGCGGTCAcatcaacgctgtgctgtgcattcactttacggccggcgctcagtcagtgaaggaagcggacgccaggggacgcgaagatgagtatatgtatttttattttttagtttacattttacactggtaaccatcgggttactaagcgcggacatgcgcttggtaacccgttgttttacctggttaccagtgtaaaacatcgctggtatcgttgtttttgctgtcaaacacaacgatacacggcgatcttatCAACAAATAAATATTTTATATGCTATGTCATAAATTTGTTCATTGAAAAAGGGTAGAAAACTGAGAAAACTTTTTTTATTAAACAATATTTTAAAAAGAAAGCTAACaaatttttagataaggcacattaacaTTAGTGAACTGTAGGTAGATGCCAAATgtgacataaccaaaccaaccaaaACGGATTTATTGCACATCATTTTATTACCAGAATCACAATACAgggatttattggtgtagttaaatccagaataaagtccaacagtaaaacataaacactacaccattgtatcttgccaggaCACACGGCCAaagtctgacacaaaataggccgcaaaacgatccctcatctgtgcaatttcaacacttgtcctcagaggatgatcctggtaatcgggcaatgggttggctatgggttcatccagttccacgttgactctctctttggtcagaatataattgtggagaaccacacacgccttcaccacctcatccactgtctcagttttcagattaatggcggatcctaatatccgccatttggaggcaaggatgccaaaggcgcactccacagtccttctggccctggacagcctgtaattgaaaaccctttttgtatggtccagggcccgactggagtagggtttcaataggttggccgaCATTTGGAATgcttcatccccaaccacaacaaatggcatcgcagggccttcggtgtggggaagaggtcgtggctgggggaaattaaagttGTTgctatataatttttggcccatatccgactccttgaatgtgcgtgagtcatttgcCCGGCCAAATGCCCCAATGTCCACtgccagaaaacggcagtccgcaccggcaattgccattagcacagtggaaaaatattttttgtagttgtagaacatggatccacttttccctggcttggtaatacgaatatgctttccatccaccgcgccaatacagtttggaaaagaacacacctGCTGAAATTTCTGTGCGTTTTCCTCCCAGATTtctcttgtagggacgggtaaaaattcctcccggagattatcccacaaagcgcggcaggtctcagcaataattccggaaagggtggagactccaatccggaactgaaaatgaagggatctcaaggtctctccggtagccagaaaactgcaaagaagataaagaaattacattaaagtacattgtaatttataaaagtacattgaccataccaaccccccccccccccacaaaaaaaaaaaaaaaaaagggggaagaacatatcacagtcattcagctacgtaccgtagagtgaccagaagccgctcctctgcggaaatagctctccggagctgtgtCCCGCCTGccaatggatccttccacccgacgaagaagataccggaagctgtcctgagacatcctggtgtactcgaaatacttctccaggttctcattcagttcgccaaacaagctatggtatgctccacggctctcccggacttccaagatagggtgtatccaaaagcggcgacgactccatctccgtttttccctttccctttgatgacaaCAGgcaacagcataggcatgagcaaaggctaattccatctccatatccatgataatactgtccatgggacgctccatcatgaataccagcaaaatgggaggaattcatgtctgccaaggtatatatacacaattaaataaacaccaaccctcttctagccattggtggtccttatctattgtgtagaccctttttttggggggtgggatgaagaatgactcactttacaaaaaacgcatgcggcgcaaaacgctgcgtttttggtaCAAAACGCAACTGCATtttcaaaaaacgcagcgttttgcgccgcatgcgttgaacacatgcggcgcaaaacgcagcgttgtgcatgcgttttgctgcgtttttgtttgcgttgtgcgttgcggcgacgccgCTGCAGCGcacgccgcaaatgtgaacgtagcctaatggagtaccagctgcttcaggcgcaaagaagtcgcagtcagcgccgtacagacttcacaaccacagagtgggccactatgaatgacgtctgccaggttttgcgtccctttgattattccacgcggatggcaactgcagatgatgcactagtcagcatgactgtcccccttatctgcctgcttgaaaaatcactgcaagcgctaagggatgatgttgtggaagaggtggaggatgaggattcaccatttccatcatcttctggacagtcagcgccacgtggttcctcacaaacgtgtaggcaggggacagtttgtgaggaggatgaggaggagtcaatggaggaggaagacatccgtccagaggagggagttaccgaattgtccagtactcagtgtgtacagcgagggtggggtgatgacgagcgggcagagaccacgcctccagcaggggacagcgtttcttgggcagttggcagtctgcagcacatggtggattacatgctgcagtgcctgagaaacgaccgccgcatcgcccacattctcaacatgtctgattattgggtgttcaccctcctcgatcctcgctaccgggacaacgtagaaagcctcatcacaccgttgaaccgggagcgaaaaatgcgggagtaccaagacacactggtcaattccatcatcttctccattccaactgagagaagtgctgctagtgcattccaaagcagctcagtgcgtccaggcagtggtggaggctctgcacaaagagggagcagaagcagtgcctctgcccaaggcaagaccagtatggcccaactgtggcacagttttctgtgccccccacaaaagtctacaccatcacagacggctccagtcagcaggaggcaacggttccgtcagatggtgacagactacatgtcttgccctcttgctgtactcccagacggctcttcccctttcaagttttgggtctcaaagctggatacatggccagagctaagccagtatgcattggaggtgctgtcttgccctgcggccagtgtattatcggaacgtgtctttagtgctgcaggtggtgtactaactgaccgtcgcatgcgactatcctccgataacgttgaccggcttactttcctgaaaatgaacaaggcctggatctcgcaggaatttgccactcctcctcctgattaaataattaggtcactgtatacgttatccaggtctcctgttgtgttcatctttctaccacctgaacttaaattcctgggctccaacaccgccagttgaggctcagaagtgccgtctgcacagtcaaaacatacgacccagtgttattgggtttcagtaacgtcagctgatccccagctgtgtagccggcaatgtgtcatgcgaccgccacgctgacacaacaactgaaatgtaagggaatctgtccccccccccaaggcgtttgttactgaaagagccaccttgtgcagcagtaatgctgcacaaggaaaaggtagctattttggtttagctccttgcacacgcagaacttaacacttataaaatgtgtccactgataccgtaaaaccgtcccggaggtgggactttccttcgtaatatgacgcagcacagccgtcattcctacccccccggcgctgcgccccggctcctcagcgttgtttgattccatcccggagcctgcgctgttatgttatcccgtggccaggcacacttagcgctgcccgtcttctggcatcatttggtgtcaggatggctgcgcctgtgcggccgcgctggccgagagcccgcctcgcagtgtcttctgatttaatcccactgggggactgggatccatggacatgcgcattgcatatctgaacctccacctctcactcatctccctatggcttcttcagactgttcggtgtcagctggtccctaatagcatgccacggtcgtgacaccgcacagtcttaagaagccgtagggaggggagtgagaggcgaggatatgcactgcgcatggctatggatcccaggcccccagtgggataaaatcagaagacactgcgaggcgggctctcgtccagcgcggccgcacaggcgcagccagcctgacaccaaatgatgtcagaagatgggcagcgctaagtgtgcctggccaagggataacttaacagcgcaggctccaggacggaatcaaacaacgctgaggagccggggcgcggcgccgggggggtaggaatgacggctgtgctgcgtcatattacgaaggaaagtcccacctccgggacggtttcacgggacacattttataagtgtttagttctgtgtttgcaaggagcgtgatgaaaagagccaccttttccttttgcatcttttgtgctgcacaagctggctctttcagctacaaacgccttggggggggttaaaggttccctttcgactttctcaggcttcggcctacattgtgttcctctgcttttccacctgtccctgggctccaacaccgccagttgccgtccagaagtgctgtccgcacagtcccaacagtcgctcctctgttattggggttcagtaacgtcagctgttccccagctgtgtgtgtggcaatccctcctacctcctccacctccccctcctgtccctgggctccaacaccgccagttgccatccagaagtgctgtacgcacagtcaaaagtccctcctctgttattggggttcagtaacgtcagctgttcccctgctgtgtgtgtggcaatccctcctacctcctcctcctccacctgtccctgggctccaacaccgccagttgccgtccagaagtgctgtacgcacagtcaacagtccctcctctgttattggggttcagtaacgtcagctgttcccctgctgtgtgtgtggcaatccctcctacctcctcctcctccacctgtccctgggctccaacaccgccagttgccgtccagaagtgctgtacgcacagtcaacagtccctcctctgttattggggttcagtaacgtcagctgttcccctgctgtgtgtgtggcaatccctcctacctcctcctcctccacctgtccctgggctccaacaccgccagttgccgtccagaagtgctgtacgcacagtcaacagtccctcctctgttattggggttcagtaacgtcagctgttcccctgctgtgtgtgtggcaatccctcctacctcctcctcctccacctgtccctgggctccaacaccgccagttgccgtccagaagtgctgtacgcacagtcaacagtccctcctctgttattggggttcagtaacgtcagctgttcccctgctgtgtgtgtggcaatccctcctacctcctcctcctccacctgtccctgggctccaacaccgccagttgccatccagaagtgctgtacgcacagtcaacagtccctcctctgttattggggttcagtaacgtcagctgttcccctgctgtgtgtgtggcaatccctcctacctcctcctcctccacctgtccctgggctccaacaccgccagttgccgtccagaagtgctgtacgcacagtcaacagtccctcctctgttattggggttcagtaacatcagctgttcccctgctgtgtgtgtggcaatccctcctacctcctcctcctccacctgtccctgggctccaacaccgccagttgccatccagaagtgctgtacgcacagtcaacagtccctcctctgttattggggttcagtaacgtcagctgttcccctgctgtgtgtgtggcaatccctcctacctcctcctcctccacctgtccctgggctccaacaccgccagttgccgtccagaagtgctgtacgcacagtcaacagtccctcctctgttattggggttcaataacgtcagctgttcccctgctgtgtgtgtggcaatccctcctacctcctcctcctccacctgtccctgggctccaacaccgccagttgccgtccagaagtgctgtacgcacagtcaacagtccctcctctgttattggggttcagtaacgtcagctgttcccctgctgtgtgtgtggcaatccctcctacctcctcctcctccacctgtccctgggctccaacaccgccagttgccgtccagaagtgctgtacgcacagtcaacagtccctcctctgttattggggttcagtaacgtcagctgttcccctgctgtgtgtgtggcaatccctcctacctcctcctcctccacctgtccctgggctccaacaccgccagttgccgtccagaagtgctgtacgcacagtcaacagtccctcctctgttattggggttcagtaacgtcagctgttcccctgctgtgtgtgtggcaatccctcctacctcctcctacctcctcctcctccacctgtccctgggctccaacaacgctagttgccgtccagaagtgctgtccgcacagagccaaacacctcgccaatgtgttagtggggttcagcaccgccagctgttcccctgctgtgcagccggcaacgtgtactgcgaccgccacgcaggcacaacaagttaaatttaagggaacctgtccccccccccgaggcatttgttactgaaggagccaccttgtgcagcagtaatgatgcaaagggaaaaagtgcctcttttcgtggtgctccttgcacatgctgatcctaacacttatgaaaagtgtcccctcctaccgtgataccgtccggttggtggaactttcctttgtgatgtgacgcagcacagccgtcattcttacccccttggcgccgtgcgccgcctcctcagcgttgtttgaatcagtcccggagcctgcgctgttaggttagcccttggccatgcacacattttgcgctgcccgtcttctgacatcatttggtgtcaggctggctgcgcctgtgcggccacgctggccgagagcccgcctcgtactgtcttctgatttaatcccactgggggccagagatccatggacatgcgcagtgcatatctgaacctccacctctcactcatctccctacggcttattcaaactgtgcggtgtcagctggtccctaatagcatgccacggccgtgacaccgcacagtcagaagaagccgtagggagatgagtgagaggtggaggttcagatatgcactgcgcatgtccatggatctctggcccccagtgggattaaatcagaagacagtacgaggcgggctctcggccagcgcggccgcacaggcgcagccagcctgacaccaaatgatgtcagaagacgggcagcgcaaaatgtgtgcatggccaagggctaacctaacagcgcaggctccgggactgattcaaacaacgctgaggaggcggcgcacggctccaagggggtaagaatgacggctgtgctgcgtcacatcacaaaggaaagttccacctaccggacagtatcacggtaggaggggacactttttataagtgttaggttcagcatgtgcaaggtccacaattaaaagagctaagtttaccttttccagcattagtgctgtacacgatggctctttcagctacaaacgcctgggctgggttaaagtttccctttcaacttgctccagtgcaggcttcggcctacactctgctccctctcctcctcctgctgaccctgggctctaacaccgccagttggggcccagatgtgctagctgcacagagccaaacaccagccaatgtgtcagtggggttcagcaccgccagctgttcccctgctgtgcagccggcaacgtgtcctgcaacagccacgcaggcacaacagacccaaagctgccgccagtgcaggcttcggcctacactctgctccatctcctcctcctgctgaccccgggctctaacaccgccagttggggcccggtactgctagctgcacagaga
This is a stretch of genomic DNA from Ranitomeya variabilis isolate aRanVar5 chromosome 6, aRanVar5.hap1, whole genome shotgun sequence. It encodes these proteins:
- the LOC143782356 gene encoding uncharacterized protein LOC143782356; translated protein: MDQAVIRRLWAEVAKSLWDGFDSASATDKGTFIKKLRTRWRSIKDRFNKGLRAEEEQSRSGAAAAKSVPYKYNRALQFLRPILGRRQTHSSTLQRAPPCEAELHGSPSGPSQPSHSDSRPAPPSSGEPAAGTSGFPLPEASGAPSFGNSRQRQRASDRSVMPEFLHLGTVFQNGFKALRDQMSSMERRLEILEAELSNPAKHFLSTIAKGMVENLTPELQISVMQDCNNSYVRALQQSRVAQSATLPVVPSLASVTPTTAAEPLQPRHLGPCAEGRHHRRRHHRHHTTVPPTPAPARPSSSRRSVSGGDDAGGGKKKKKRRHTEATSEVLAAPVRTTSRRGSSHSRSSQGQARQKYRRLVFPPPSPTDDPVSPEYPAGGLDLPSSILEYGGSSSSSSSFFRSRRPRSKTPPYHSPLIADVDLP